From a single Eleginops maclovinus isolate JMC-PN-2008 ecotype Puerto Natales chromosome 2, JC_Emac_rtc_rv5, whole genome shotgun sequence genomic region:
- the LOC134873623 gene encoding histone H4, translated as MSGRGKGGKGLGKGGAKRHRKVLRDNIQGITKPAIRRLARRGGVKRISGLIYEETRGVLKVFLENVIRDAVTYTEHAKRKTVTAMDVVYALKRQGRTLYGFGG; from the coding sequence ATGAGTGGAAGAGGCAAAGGAGGAAAGGGACTGGGCAAAGGAGGCGCCAAGCGTCACCGTAAAGTTCTCCGTGATAACATCCAGGGAATCACCAAGCCCGCTATCCGCCGTCTGGCTCGCCGTGGTGGAGTGAAGCGTATCTCCGGTCTGATCTACGAGGAGACCCGTGGGGTGCTGAAGGTGTTCCTGGAGAATGTGATCCGTGATGCAGTCACCTACACCGAGCACGCCAAGAGAAAGACCGTGACTGCCATGGATGTGGTGTATGCCCTGAAGAGGCAGGGTCGCACTCTGTACGGATTCGGAGGTTAA
- the LOC134873463 gene encoding histone H3 encodes MARTKQTARKSTGGKAPRKQLATKAARKSAPATGGVKKPHRYRPGTVALREIRRYQKSTELLIRKLPFQRLVREIAQDFKTDLRFQSSAVMALQESSEAYLVGLFEDTNLCAIHAKRVTIMPKDIQLARRIRGERA; translated from the coding sequence ATGGCAAGAACCAAGCAGACCGCACGTAAATCCACCGGAGGCAAAGCCCCAAGGAAGCAGCTGGCCACCAAGGCTGCTCGTAAGAGTGCCCCGGCCACCGGCGGTGTGAAGAAGCCTCACCGTTACAGGCCCGGTACCGTGGCTCTGAGAGAGATCCGTCGCTACCAGAAATCCACGGAGCTGCTGATCCGCAAGCTGCCCTTCCAGCGCCTGGTGAGAGAAATCGCTCAGGACTTCAAGACCGACCTGCGCTTCCAGAGCTCCGCTGTCATGGCTCTGCAGGAGTCCAGCGAGGCTTACCTGGTCGGCCTGTTCGAGGACACCAACCTGTGCGCCATCCACGCCAAGAGGGTCACCATCATGCCCAAGGACATCCAGCTGGCTCGCCGCATCCGCGGAGAGAGGGCTTAA
- the LOC134873538 gene encoding histone H2A-like, producing the protein MSGRGKTGGKSRAKAKTRSSRAGLQFPVGRVHRHLRKGNYAQRVGAGAPVYLAAVLEYLTAEILELAGNAARDNKKTRIIPRHLQLAVRNDEELNKLLGGVTIAQGGVLPNIQAVLLPKKTEKAPKK; encoded by the coding sequence ATGAGTGGAAGAGGCAAAACCGGTGGTAAGTCCAGAGCAAAGGCTAAGACCCGCTCCTCCCGTGCCGGGCTCCAGTTCCCCGTCGGCCGTGTCCACAGACATCTAAGGAAGGGTAACTATGCCCAGCGCGTCGGTGCCGGAGCTCCCGTCTACCTGGCGGCTGTGCTTGAGTACCTGACTGCTGAGATCCTGGAGCTGGCTGGAAACGCTGCCCGCGACAACAAGAAGACCCGTATCATCCCCCGTCACCTGCAGCTGGCTGTCCGCAACGACGAGGAGCTCAACAAGCTGCTGGGAGGAGTGACCATCGCTCAGGGCGGTGTGCTGCCCAACATCCAGGCTGTGCTTCTGCCCAAGAAGACCGAGAAGGCTCCCAAGAAGTAA